The Manihot esculenta cultivar AM560-2 chromosome 8, M.esculenta_v8, whole genome shotgun sequence genomic interval ACTGCTTGTCGATTGGGCAAGCATACTAAGTTGTCGTTTTCTCATTCTCATGTAAGAGCTTCGGCTCCTTTTGCATTAATTCATTCTGACGTTTGGTCTTCTCCTGTTTCATCTTTTAGTGGCTATCGATATTATGTggtgtttatggatgattactCTCGATATGTGTGGTTATATCCTTTAAAACGAAAGAGTGaggtttataattattttgtttcatTTGTGGCTTATGTAAAAACCCAATTTGGTGTTTTGCTTAAGTGTTTGCAGTGTGATGGAGGTGGCGAATACATTAGCAATCATTTTCAACAGTTTGCTTCTAATAATGGTATCCGTCTGCAATTTTCTTGTCCGTATACGCCACAGCAAAATGGCGCGGCTGAACGATTACATCGCACATTAATAAATATGGTCAGAACTTTGCTTACTCAATCCAATTTATCTTTGCAATTTTGGGTGGAGGCTGTGCATATGGCGGTACATTTACATAATATTTTGCCTAGTGAGACATTACAATTTAAATCTCCTTATGAACAATTACTGGGTAAACCGCCTTCTTATACTCATTTACGAGTTTTTGGCTGTTCTTGTTTTCCTAACATAACAGCAACAGTGTCTCATAAGTTGGAAAATCGCTCAATTCATTGTATTTTCCTTGGGTATCCTGATACTTACAAGGGATTTCGTTGTTATAATCCGAAAACTGGCAAAGTGATTATTTCTAGACATGTGCTGTTTGACGAACATCAATTTCCCTTTTTACAGTTCCAGCAACATGTTTCTGCACAACCAGCAGCTTCTGTGCAACGTGGCTTCCATCTTCCTTCCTTTCCAAGGCAAGTACCATTGTTACAAAGTTGTTCGAGTAATAATAGAGCTCAGAATCAGCAAGCTGTTACCGTACAGGACTGCCGTTCTCCTGTTCATTCAGAACCAACGGATTCTGGAAATCAGTCACCTGCGGATCATTTCGATACCACCAGTCCTGCTGTTGCGGATTCTACACCTATTGTTCCTAATGAAACAAATAATGCCTTGACTCTTTTTCCTGCAGATTTGGCAATTACAGGTCCCTCAACTCAGACTTTGCATCCCATGCAAACTCGTCTCAAAGATGGGATTCGAAAACCAAAGAAAATTTTCTCCTTGACTGCTCATGGTGATCAGAATCAGATTTTGCCCGAACCTAAAACCTATACAGAAGCTCAAAGACATCATGAATGGAGGAAGGCGATGTCTACTGAATATGACGCATTATTGCGCAATCAGACATGGAAGTTGGTTCCTAAGCCATCCAATGTTAATATTATAGGTTCGAAGTGGGTGTATAAAGTGAAACTTCGATCCGATGGAACTCTCGAACGGTACAAAGCCCGTTTGGTTGCacaaggatatgctcagaagccTGGATTGGATTATGATGAAACTTACAGTCCGGTTGTCAAACCAACAACAATTCGGACTGTACTTTCTCTTGCTGTTTCGAGACAATGGCCGGTGCATCAACTAGACGTCAAGAATGCTTTTTTGCATggggttttgaaagaaaatgtttaTATGAAACAGCCACGGGGATTTATACATCCGGCTTTTCCAGAATATGTATGTCAGCTTCAAAAGGctctttatggattgaagcaggcGCCGCGGGCGTGGTTTGAGCGTTTTACgaattttttgaaaatgattGGTTTCAAAGGAAGTCGTGCGGATTCCTCGATGTTTGTGCTGCGTGAGGGACAACACATGGCTGTGTTATTACTTTATGTGGATGATATAGTATTGACAGCTTCGTCCCAAACTTTGATGAGTCGGCTATTACAGGTTCTTAAATCGGAATTTGCTATGTCTGATTTAGGAAGTTTGCACTATTTTCTTGGTATATCTGTCAAGCAAAATTTGGATGGGTTGTTTTTGCATCAATATAAATATGCAACGGATTTATTAAAGAGAGCAGGAATGGAGATGGCTAAACCTGTGTCAACACCAACTCTTAATGAGTCCTTGTCTTTGTCATCCGATAGTGCTTTACTCAGTGATCCGCAACTATACAGAAGCCTTGTTGGCGCTTTACAGTACTTGACTTTTACTCGGCCGGACATTGCTTTTGCTGTTAACCAGGTGTGTCAATTCATGCATAATCCAAGAGAGAAACATATGCTTGCGGTAAAGCGAATTTTACGATATGTCAAGGGGACTGTACATTATGGTTTGCAATTTTATAAGGGTGGTTCGCAGACTTTAACAGCTTATTCTGATGCCGATTGGGCAGGTTGCCATGATACTCGCCGGTCCACTACAGGTTTTTGTCTTTATTTTGGTAACAATCTGATTTCTTGGTCTGCCAAGAAACAGCCAACTGTTTCACGATCAAGCGCGGAAGCAGAATATAGAGCAGTAGCTAGTACGGTGGCTGAACTGACTTGGATTACTAGTTTATTGCGTGAGCTTGGAATACAGCTTGAAGAGCCACCTGTGGTGTTTTGTGACAACATTAGTACTACATATATGTCAGCTAATCCCATTCAACATGCacgaactaagcatattgaattGGACATTCATTTTGTACGCGAAAAAGTCATCTCTGGAcacctacaagttcatcatatTGCAAGTACTGATCAAACAGctgatgtgtttactaaaggacTTTCTGGGACACGTTTTCGTTTACTAAGAGACAATCTATGTGTTATGCCACACATTGATTGAGGGGGGATATTAGATAACAATACAGCTGTGATTAGTTATTGTAGATAAGTCTCTTCTGTAACTGAATAGCTTAGAGTCTTATCCTTTGTATTCTATAAATACTTGTAATTATAGACGTAATATACATCGAGACTAATATTCTATAACTATTTACACTATTAAGGTAAAGATATATCTACTatcagactaaacctgtgaatgcaattcattttatttttatttggtttatggaaataataatcaaattaatttttttttcccaaacCTTTGGCTGATTTAGTTCAATTACCGAAGGCATATACTTAATTAATGATCAATACTCCAGTTCTTGGTGTAACTTTGTAAAACTTTAGattttaagtaattatttatttattaaaatatttataagtgaCTAATACAAAATTGATATATTTAGTAATAAatagtttataaatatatttattattaaaattattaaaaatagtatTGAATAAGATATatggtaaaaatttaaaattaaatgagataatatgataatttacctagtcaaattaatttataattttagtatttataaaaaaaatgaaaatttagttacatccaatttattttttaaatttataaatgcaAGTTTATTTTTTAGCTTATTAATAAATCGGAGTTTTctgtttgaaaataaaaatattaattatgtgTGACATATAAAATAATGGCATGTCAAATCTCACGTTGATAATTTACCATATTATCAATGGAGTTAGAATAAGGGGTCCTATATTATTTTTCTGagatcaaaaattttattttcattgatataataaatattcgttttaaatattttattctaacAGATTTGAatgcaaataaaatttattgttaatttagtAAATTGAAGATATATaatcaaaacaaaaaataaatatagttagtattttgaaaataaaaaataaaaaaagttgcttttattttattatttttatatattcttttaatttatttttaaattttacaactAAACAAATTTTTTGTGAATAAATACAGAACCCTGTCTTTAGCTGTTGTGAATAAATACAGAACATCTCCAAAACTGATAATACTAACTCCAATCTTCAAGTAACTTAATTTTCTGCATCATTCTTATTTACAAGTTCCATCACATGTTGGATCAATAATGTCATATTCAAATAAGAAGAGCCTCCTTCAACAGCCCTCTTCGCCATTTTTCCAACTTGCCtagctctttctcttctctcttcaccTTCCCCATCTCCTTCATCCATCAACTTCTTCACAGCCTTCTCAATATCCTCCCTCTTCACCATCACACCAAGCTTCTCTTCATCTCCCCAGTTCACACACACTTCAACTCCAACCCTCACACCAATTCTCAACACTTGTACTATTAACTTCTCATTGTAGAATTGTTCAGCAAACATCGGCCAGCAGATCATCGGCACACCAGCAGAGACACCTTCCAGTGTTGAGTTCCAGCCGCAGTGAGTCAAGAACCCACCAATTGCTGGGTGAGATAATATCaggacctgtggtgcccatccACGAACAACCAGCCCTCTTCCTTGAACCCTTTCTTCAAATTTCTCTTCCACTAGCCATTTGTTTAGTTCTATTGAACAATCTCCTTCTCTCACAACCCAGATGAAAGGATGGTCCGATGCTTCAAGGCCTAAGCCAAGCTCTATCAGTTGCTGGGTTAAAAATTGACACAAGCTGCCGAAGCAAACGTATAAAACTGAGCTTTGCTTCTTAGAATCAAGCCATTTCAGGGACTCATGATGATGCTCGTAACTTGAGGTTCCATTTGTGCTGCACAGAGAAAGTGGTCCGATGCACCAAATCTTCTTAACTACTTTTCTGTATCCTTCAACATAAGCTGGCTCCAATTCTTCAAAAGTATTCACCACCACTCCTTCTGCTGAGAGCTCAGCTTCCTTAAACTTTTCCAGTAACGGTTTCAAATCTTGTCTTATTTCTGGTAACTGTGCTTTAGTGAATTCAATCTTATCAGGGATGTCAGGAACTGAGAAAGATTCTGAATCAGAGGTGACACTTTCAAGAACCTTgtagtgagactgagaaatggaGTGAGAACAAAAGAGAGTGAAGCAAGAAACGCCATGGAAGATAATTCTAGGAATCTTGAACCTAAGTGAAAGATCATAAGTCCATGGAAGACATAAATCTGAAACAATGCAACTGGGTTTGGATTCTACATCTAGCTCTTGCAGCCATTTTTCTAATGGGAATTGTAGCATATTGCCTGCTTTAAAGAAATTTGGGACCAAATCTGGAGAAGGGAGTGAATCTCTATTCTCACATCCTTCAGGGAGACCAGCTTCTTTGCATGGAAATGGGACAGAAAGAAATTGGATTTTGAGGTTAAAATTTTTGGcataatcaataattttattgtatCTCACTGCATTAAGGGGTGTGATGAGAATTGTAACAGTAAGGCCACGGTGAGCAAGAAGCTTGGCCATCTCTGTGAAGGGGATGAGATGGCTCTGAGACATCataggaagaagaaggaaatGAAGCTGATGATTTTGGGAGGCCATGGCTAATTTTGAAGATCTTGCTGCAGATTGATAGTAATGATAGAAGAGCTTGTAGCTACTGATGGGAAAATGAAGTTTGAGGCTCCCAATATATGAAATGTTAATTTTATCTTTCACTCTGAACTATGGTCCAAATTTGAGTTTTAGCCGATAAAATTCAGTTAGGTAGTAAGGCTTGGTTGCTGCCCCAAGCAGTGATGTAATCAAATCAAACCTTATCCCAGCTGAAGCATAGagatttttttgttttctaGCATTTGAACTCTTGTTGGCCTCCTATTGTCAACAGTCTATTTATAGATGTACCGTATAGGGAAATCATACAGTAAATTTTGGATTACCAACACttcaaatcaattaaaataaaatattaacaacgaatgagttttgaaatgagTCATTCATCGCTATCATTTTTTCagatcaaatcaaaattttaatttttataaattaaatatattaatttttataaattaagtaaATATTTGTTGGGAACATTTTATTCTAATGAATCGATGcatgataatatatataattatattaaaaaataaagtattaatagttaaaaaaaaaagaaagtaaaatgATAGTTAATGTCATCATATTTTGcataatctatttataaatattaaaactaataataatattttaattccaACACCAATGTTTTCGggttgaataatttttttaatatgataacGAATttgaagtttaaaatttttttttcaacattTCAAGAGAAAATtttagagaaaaagaaaggtgTAGTGactaaagtaattatatatacaaCCTTATTAGCATCTTGTTTTGCAGTTTCtgtttataaatattgaaacttaTTGTAATCTCTTAAATTTTCTAACCTCCAAACCTAAATTTTACAAAGCAGACACTAAGAAAACATGGTTTTGAGGGGTTTGGGCATCGCAGCCAAAACTTTACAAAAgagataacatataaattatgaaaaaaaaaacaaaaaccttttcacgaaaaatatattttttatttttatagtcttttggaatacttaaaaaatttaattaataaaaa includes:
- the LOC110620607 gene encoding UDP-glycosyltransferase 73C3 is translated as MASQNHQLHFLLLPMMSQSHLIPFTEMAKLLAHRGLTVTILITPLNAVRYNKIIDYAKNFNLKIQFLSVPFPCKEAGLPEGCENRDSLPSPDLVPNFFKAGNMLQFPLEKWLQELDVESKPSCIVSDLCLPWTYDLSLRFKIPRIIFHGVSCFTLFCSHSISQSHYKVLESVTSDSESFSVPDIPDKIEFTKAQLPEIRQDLKPLLEKFKEAELSAEGVVVNTFEELEPAYVEGYRKVVKKIWCIGPLSLCSTNGTSSYEHHHESLKWLDSKKQSSVLYVCFGSLCQFLTQQLIELGLGLEASDHPFIWVVREGDCSIELNKWLVEEKFEERVQGRGLVVRGWAPQVLILSHPAIGGFLTHCGWNSTLEGVSAGVPMICWPMFAEQFYNEKLIVQVLRIGVRVGVEVCVNWGDEEKLGVMVKREDIEKAVKKLMDEGDGEGEERRERARQVGKMAKRAVEGGSSYLNMTLLIQHVMELVNKNDAEN